The Solea senegalensis isolate Sse05_10M linkage group LG14, IFAPA_SoseM_1, whole genome shotgun sequence genomic sequence TGTTTGAATGTAGTTAGAATTGACCACGGCGCCCCGCAGCACATTTGTCTTTGATTTGTTACCGGTGTAGCAATTCTGCAATTAATAAAAAGCAGATATCTACAAGAACTAACTCAaaagcaactggacttgctgTTTAAAAGGCTGAAGCAGCAGCCTTTGAAAGCTGAGGAAATGACTCCGCGCATAGCAGATGTGTTACTACAGGCCCTATTATGTTGCTCATTAAATACCCAACGTCTCAATAGGCCATTATTTCcccaataaaaaacaaacggCGGCCTGCATActttcccccctctcccccctttGCTTCAGAGGTTAGCTGTACCTCACAgacggcaaaaaaaaaccctgactaATATCCTGCATGTGATGCTTTTAAATAGGAAGCAGGCCGGGAAGTAGGGTGGGGTACAGGTGTGGCGGGAGCCAATGGCTTTTATAGCCCTCCACCTTCTCTGTAATTGTGCCAAAGACGTGCCGAGACAACCCACCACTGCTGAGTTCGCTGCCAAGCGTTACTTTTACTCCTCCCGCCAATCTCTGTACGCCTACTGGTTATATAGAGTGTGCTTATTATGGCTTAATAGGTGGATTTCTGTTGTGCTTAGAGAATTGTTTGATGATTGGGATAATGATGCCAGTTGGAGTGAGTTGTCTCAGCACTTTATCGCCAACaaagacgtaaaaaaaaaatgcagaccCTGCTGCTCCAACCTCAACTTCACATCCTGTACTGGATACTTGCTTGTATGTCCCTTGCTATTCAAAGCAGTCCGATCCCCTTTATGTCAATCAGAATTATAACCACGTCCACAGGTTTGTCACTGGGGGGACATTCGTTACAATGTCCCCCCTGCAGAACAGCCTTTTCATGCCCCAGCATAATGTCAGTGGGTGACATCCCGGCCTGATGTGATGTGGCATTCACTAAAGGTCACGTTAGGCGTCTCTGCTGCGCCTGCATCAGCAGAACTGGCAGCCGTCATATGGGCGCTGGCATCGGCCATTACCCAGGCCCTCAGGGGGACTCAGTGCTTTGAGGATTTGTCAGCGTGATTCTGATCTCTCTGTTTCTGAGGCTATGTACTGGTCCTAACCCAGGACAGTCACAATCCACGTCTTTGATGCAGAACAACAGAGATCAGTCAGTCGTACGAGAATACGAGGATAGCaatatgttttgtttcaaaAGATAAACTTCACAAGCTCATGATGCTCAGGATAGCAGGGATGGGGCAGAGACTTTTCACAGTGTGTTGATGGGTCACTTCCTGCAGGGGTGTGTTCTCTTCAAATCCACATGGAGGCTTCACGTTCATGCATGTACATGATATCTGTATCTATCTATACCTGTATGAAAGTGTCTTTACCGTCCATGCCAGTCCGAAGTTTTACATTAAGCTATCATTGTAAAAATAATAGTTAAGTCTATTTTGAAGTGAACACAAATTACGAATAAATATATGACATGAAGCAATTCTGATTCAGGCTTTTTGCCGCAGTGACAGACTTCTGGTGATTTTAGTTGTtgataatgttattattctgcctctgtttgctcTTCTTGTACAGAAACGATGTAAAATGTGACCGAGGGAGCgtttctgtgtaaatgtgtgaatgggtgcaAGAAGCGTCTATGAAgtcatttgaaaatggtttgaatgtaatatacatttctttgtatttaaaagttatctATTACACTTTTGAACATAGCCAAATAAAGTCATCATGCCCAGTGGGAAAAGGGCGAATGGCAGCTGGCCAAAGGCTAGGCAGTCAGGAAAGGATGTCCTCGACTGACAAGACATAAAGatagaaaaaggaaacaatcagagacagagacacagtgaatCCATTGAGCGATGGACCAGTCAGACTCAGCACAGCCTGGTGTGAGAGGGCCAATCCATCCAAGCCAGTTGCCGTAGTGAGCTAACAGTTAACAAGCCCCAGAGGCAGATTTTACAGCCCCCTCTTGTGTGTCTGAGACCCCCCAGGGTGAAAAAGGGCTGAGGCTGACTGATACTGACAGGGTTTATGTGGGTGAGGGTGGATGGCAGGAGGGGGGATGGAGACGTGTAAAAAGGTGGTCATGAACCAGCAACTGTCACTTATAAGAGAGCAGCACAAGCACCGAGACAGCCCTCAGCAGAAGAATGCAGGCACGCACAACACACTCATCCATACATCCACAGACGCACGCAACCACACCATTAAAATCTGACGTGTGCGTGAAGCGGAGGTGAGAGTTGGCGACGAGGCTGTAGTCCGAAAAGCAGGGGGGGGACTTATCCAAAAAGTGGACCAATAAAACACCTGAAAATCAAATCCCATTGCTCTTATCGCGGCGCCATTCAGAGACGTTATCTATGCAGGTAATGTGGTTATAAATTCAATTTCAGCCCAGAGATTTCATTGTTTACCGATGCCTGCATGTTCCAGGCGGCAAAGCACCGAAAGCCCAGGAACGCTCGATGCGTGTCGGGAAAAGTCATTTAGGCTTCCACAAGGGGATGCAAAAAAGgcgagagagtgtgtgtgtgggggtgtagTGCTGTCACTCTCCCAAGGACACCTGACTCCACGTTCTATTTTCCTCcccatgttttatttagaaGCCATTTTGTCCTATTTGGTTCCTCATTATGGCTGCTCATAGCTCAACTGATGTCTGGGGACGGCATTTGCCGACAGACAAGCTCGTCGTGTCATGTCACTGGACATTTGGAGAGAAGCTGGGACAAAAGTCTTAGCTCTCGAGTAATAAGGTCCACAAGGAAGTTCAGTCCAGACAGTGAGTGGTCAGAAAcggtcatatatatatatactgtatatactgtacaccaATCTGTGTTGAATTGTGATTGCAAGCACTGTCATCTGTTTTCCCTTGACTGTGCGTTGATGGGAAATTAGGTGCATCTTGCCCACACCTCTCTCCATGTGATTGATGGCTTTCAGGAGTAAATCACCTCATCTACTAGGTAAAATCTTGATATAGTAGAGCTCCTTGGGCTCCCAGCTGGCTGCTTATGGCAGTAATCCATCAGTGGGGCCCAATGGGCCGAGTGGCCCTCCTGGGTAATGTTCCTGTTGACAGCCTATGATGTCAACACACTGACACGAGGGGGGCAtagcagtgtctgtgtgtttgtgcgcgtgtgtgtgtgtttaaccttATTTTACTCCATGAGTTACTAgtactacacacacaccacaatagGGCAGCAACAAAGTCATTTTACTCAACTATCCTGCTTCAATTGTAtgtaatttattatttcaaCCTAAATACTCAGAAATGCAACTCACTGATATAGAATCATAGATTAATTTCACTAGGACATCAGTTTTACTGTTGGATTTAAAATACATCCTGTATATGACTGTGATTTTGTTCCACAGGAAAATCATGACACAGTTTCTCTAACACCACCTACTTCTTCATTCTCGTTCTTCGTCCATCCAGGCAGGGTGAAGGGTCTCTACGACGCTCAGGCCCCCATGTGTCCAGTCTGCCACACCATTCTGCGACCGGGTGAGCTGCAAGATCACATGGAGCAGGAACTTACCAAAGTTGCCCAGCTACAAATCAGGTATCACACACTGTCATCCAAATTCACTCTGACCACTCGATAGTCCTGTAAATACTCACAATTGTATTCCATTCCATTAACACTATGCTCATGTtcatcaaaatgttaaaaaatgttgatcagtgtttcccaaatctcgaaaattatgatgttctcgctttttgtccacaaaccaaacatattcagttttaatgatttcaatgaaaccagaaaatattcacatttaagaagctgaaaaatcagacagCTCGTTTCAATTATAAAGAAAACTCCAAAATGGAATAATCCATTAtcaaaaatagttgacaattcatttagtaatcgattcattgaaGCCCACATACATCTATTTTTTCTCCAACTTCTACCATTTATCTTCCAGTGATATATCACAGATTTTCTATTCTGTTTATCTTACACACAATTAATACTGACATCTCCCCCCCCCCTTAAATTTCCCCCCAAGAGTTATCTCTCATCTTCTCTGTCACCTGTGAGCAGTGTTTACAAGCTGCTTCATTGTTCCCTACATATTTCATATTACAGCCTCGGGCCTCAAGACAACAAATCATACACTGAGCAGATAATGTCCCACTAATGGCTGCGTTAAGccctaaccacacacacacatgcacagacctacacagctattcttcttaggacactgcattgacttctacTCATTTgcacagcctaaacaaagcattatccctaaccttaaccatattACCAAATCCTATCCCAAACCAAATCACAACCCTCAACTTAACCAACTCACCAGAAATGAGGAccgggttttggtctccatgaggactactggttctgacagggtcagtgtttatgccagaaaaggtcctaaagaggaagCAAATATAAGTaaaacacacagtcaaacataCAGGGATGAGACgggtgcacacacatgcacacacacacacacacatgcacatgcacacacgcacacacatgcacacacattacCTGCTGCTTAGACCAGAAGAATGATTCCTCCAATAAAGACATTACACTCCAAATCTACTTAACGACCGCTCCGTGGACAGTAATGGTTTCAAATTGAACTTGGCCCACGGggacaccgtgtgtgtgtgtgtgtgtgtgtgtaacgacAACAGTACCTGTGCTTGGGGAGAAAGAGTGAAATGAGGTTACACACAATCTCCGACACAAATTTAGACAAAGATAAAAGCAGAGGTTATTTATGaggtgacattttaaagattaTGTTGCGTTTGCATATGGTTTAACAAGAGAGTGTCGTCGATCTGTGTGTGAGCGCACGCACGTGTGTTACCTTCCATCTCCACGCTTGTTTAACGTCGTCATCTTCTGTGTAACTTGTCTCTGCAGTGACACTCCAGTGCAGCATGACCTCCTTATAAAAACCCCAAAGGTAAACaacctgtgatgtcatcacgAGTTTCAGTTAGGTGTAACGTCCTCTATCATTTTTGCCTTTGAccctttctccctctttcttgttccttgtcttttttttatgtctccaGTCTGTTGCTCTTTCTCTGCACATAAAGCGTGAAGGAAGTTCTCCCACTTCTCCCCCTCGACCGGCCGAGAACACTCATTCTGACCGATACCAGGTAAAATTTAAAGGACGGGAAATCTTCATCAGATTATtaggattttcagatttcaagtTAGCATACATGGTTTTAAATATAATTGTACATCcacctaaataaaaaaaaaaaataatggtaaATCCAAGACCAACATAGCAACTCGACAACGGGGTGATCAGCAGATGACGGCATAAGCCGTTTTCATAGCAGTAAATAACCAATAATTAGCACTTGTTGTGCCActcatttatttctgtaaatgtattaataaaatgaatttcGTGGATGATAAATGTGGAAGTTGTTGACGTTCTTCCTGTTTGTTGCAGACATTTCTCCGTGTGCGGGCAAACAGACATACAAGGCTCAATGGTACGTAGATTAATGCAGAGTGAACGTGTTGTTATGTTGCATTGCCGCTGATCCCCTCCAGTACAGTAAACTCAGTCAGGTCTTTACATACGAAAAGTAACGAGTAGTAGTTTCCTTTGCTGATGCGTCACGTTGTGTTCAGTCCAAAACACCCCCATCATCAGTCGCTCAGATATCACCGCTTTTTCCCCTACACCATCTCCCATCTCCACTGGCCTAGCGCCCACACGAGCAGAGGAGCTATTAACCTTTCAACTCTGACCTCTTGATATGTTAACAGTCGATGACCTCTGCTGGTGCAGGTGCTACGTCAAATCTGCCCCATTACGCCCTCACAGCGCAGGAGCGCACCTAGACTGCACACAAGCTGGTAAGAATCACAGCCAAGCACTCTCTTCAATCCCCgcaatcttctttttttttttttttattctcgcAGCCAAATAACAACATTCGCTCTTACCTGCTTCATTAAAGTGAAGATGTGCTGGGTTTAAAAGGGAAATAGTTAGTAGTAGTACATTTTAGTGTCAGTCTTTCACCCTATGCttctttttattacattatcttACATTAGTTAGATATCATTAtatattaatgtttaatgaatATTTAGTGTTGCCTGCATTATtgttaaaaacatcaataaGAAATTGATGTTTTCAATGAATCGGCTACACCCTCTTTATGTGAcaagaaaatgtcatattttaaccACTTGTTGGTCCAAGAACTCTGTCCCTGTACGTGTATAATATAGTACATATAGATCTACGTCCATAAAGCTGCAGCTGACACAGCAGACGTCTCActactgttattattactgtGAGATTCTGTGGCTCTTAGTGGACTCTTCAAACTGCCAGTGCTGTCGAGGTCTGTTAGCCTTTATTGGGCCTTTATAACACGATGGCATAATGAGCTTATAAATACACAtcagggaggaagaagaagaagaagaagaagaaaaggagaagtgtgtgtggggttggTTGATTAatcaacctctctctctctctctctctctctctcactcctctgtctctttgaTGAGCTTTTCCTCATCTATGACCGTCTCTTTAACCCTCATTATGTCCACTATGATGGCAATGCTTGGGTCATGGTCACCAGCTCTCTGGGTGTgtgtcccccccccaccaccaccctgaGGGCCACTGTCATCCCAGCAGGAATTAGAAGGCCCTAAAACTTAATGTCCCCTTATGCAATCTGCACTGAGTCAGttcagagagtgagaggaggtgCAGTTGGTGTTCTGCCATGTTAACTTTTATATGTTAGGaaaatgggaggaggaggaggaggaggatggaatGGGAAGGGTGTTGTTGTCTATGTGGAGCCCACACTTGTGTCTCCTCTCGCTTTTCACTGTGATCACACTCCAGGGCCGGTGTCACAGGTTGGTCCACACCGACACGGAACAGTATGTGGAATGAGCTCAAGGAGCAGGAAACCTCTAGTGTTTGAAAACACTTGTGTTTGTCTAGTGGGCCTTTACTGccctgtcacatgacctcttCATCAGCACCCACCCTGTTTTTAtacctttattattttaaaatgtatgttttttcaCTGTGGATTTTGTTGCTCCTTCAAAAActacaaatactttttttttagttaatgaATTTCTTTCCTGATTATATAATGTCTAAACGTTAAAATTGAaagaacaaaatattatgtgattgtctttcatgaaaaaaaaaaagtagttaaTAGAACTTGAACaatgtgtaataataacaataatagtgtAATATAATATAGGAAAACAGCCTTTTCAGAGACAAAACTGTATTCCTCTTTTTTGGATCGTATTCATatggcaaagaaagaaagaaagaaagaaagaaagaaagaaagaaagaaagaaagaaagaaagaaactgttACTCTAAACTAACTGTATGactgtctttctgttttctctcagtCAGGATTGGAAAACTGAAGCGGAGGAGACCAGAGGATGGACAGgtatgtgtttcatttttttcatataatataaatatagtatGAAACAGAGGCGTGTCCGGGGTGATGTTGGTGGTCTAAACCCTGTGACAGTGTTGACTGCATTTGTTCATGTAGCAAAACCATCACTGTCAGCCTGCTGTGTATCCATGTGAAGGCTCTGCAGGCGTCGGTTCACAGCtatgaaaacacagaagcagATCTGCAGCTGGAGGCTACAGGAGGcacatattcattcagacagtgaACTTGtgttcttcatgtgtgtgtgtgtgtgtgtgtgtgtgtcacaggaggGTTCAGTGGACCTGGTGCCACTGGAGAACGAGTGGAATGAGAGGAGAAGGATTCAGATGTCAGCTATCGTCGGAGGGTTTAAAGGTAAGGAtacatctttgtgtgtgtgtgtgtgggatctTGTTGTGTGGAGGGTGAATAATGTGACTGAGTGGCACTTGAAAAACCACTGAACTTTTCAGTCCACATTACAGCGGAGCTGAATGCCTTGAAGGGTCAACTTAAGAGTAGCACTTTTTGTGACCTTGACCCATGACCTGAAACTTGACTGANNNNNNNNNNNNNNNNNNNNNNNNNNNNNNNNNNNNNNNNNNNNNNNNNNNNNNNNNNNNNNNNNNNNNNNNNNNNNNNNNNNNNNNNNNNNNNNNNNNNtaacctatgacttttttgtcaaattttggaagacatgctAACCTATGAagcttttgtcatattttagtagacatactaacctatgactattttgtcaaattttggacgacatactaatgtatgacttttttgtcaaattttggacgtcatactaaactataacttatttgtcaaattttggaccacacactaacctatgacttttttgtcaaattttagacgacattgtaaactatgactttttggtgactttttggacgacatacttaactattaCTGACTAATCAGTAATGCTTATTGGCAGTGGAAGAAACAAGAGTGATTTGTTTGCTTAATGTTCTGTGCCAGTCAATAAAAATGCCAGTCTCAGCAGTAACATACCCTCCACATGCAACATACTACTATGTAACTCAGCGATGTTACGTTCTCACTGCTCTGTGGTTAGAACAggcctatgtgtgtgtgtgtgcgtgtgtgttcctTGTGTCTGTACCCATCGAGTCTCTAGTGATTACAATCTGGTAATCATCAGAAAGACTTTGCCGCTAGGAACCAGTGACCTACACTCATAATAatctttctttcacacacacacacacacacacacacacacacacctgaacttGTGTTTTACCAACTACATTTTTATCACAGTTCATTAGTTCCACACTGAAAATACAGGCACAAGGAGCCTAACACAGATATTGTATTTCTCCGGAGTGACCCATGTCTATGTGCATGTTAATCAATATGTATTAATTCCAAGACACTTCCCCAAGGACAAGGAATTTGCTAGttgaattaagaaaaaaaaagagtgttgtATAAGCCCTCtttatgtgtgcacacatgcgCGTAAAAGAGTGTTAAACAAAAGATAGAGCTGAGAAAGAAATCTACCCCATGAAATGCAAGGTTGTAGTTTAAAAGTCAAACACAGACTCATATAAGAAAAATGTTTACCTGAAAACTGATTTATATCATTATGGCTTTCAATGGCTGTAATTTGCCAATATCCAACATAGTGTCGGCTAAATTAGATTTTTCTCCCCTGGTAAAAGTGCAAAATAATATGCAAACACCACCATTACATTTAGACAAACAACAGTATCCACTAATGAAgccaaaatgaaacaataaacacagtttCTATGCAGGTTTTGCTGGTACCACCACTCTAATGGCCCTCCATGACTGCTATATagagtatatgtatatataggtatagatagatatatgtatatatcaatatatatataattgttattactttttaataatattacttaagtaaaagtgtttaagtatatgacatttactgtccTTACATagcaaaagtaattttctgatataaaatatacatatatatgtacatttaaaaagtgtaaGAGTAAGGATTGAGTTAtggtaacaaagatagttaggggaaatgtagtggagtaaaagtaaaagttgctagaaatatacaGAAACGTGAATTTTTGGACAGTAACCAAATATTAGTACTTTGATACATTACAACACATTTAATCATGTGATAAATACAACCTTATATgtaatcattatcattattattattattattattattatcattatcattatcattacaaTAAAATTATTGCTCACTATAGAGCCCGCGGGATGcgagtttgacaccactgtgCAGCTATGATATCTCGGCACTAGGACcttggaggcagcagcagcagcagcagctcagtgttgtTTCAGTGAAGTGCAGCCTGGTCCAGTTCACAGAGCTCAGGTTCTGGACTCAGGACATACAGAGGAAAGACGGTCCCCAGCCTGCTACCCACAGGCAGGGGGGGACACCCGCGACTTCATCCACAGATctgtagtgttttcttcttgttaaTTGTTGACTGAGTGAGCCACTTTAATTGGACATGTCTTCATCCGTGAGCGGCACAGAGGAGGTCCGGGTGTCGCCGCTGACGCCCCTGAAGTTGGTGGGATTAGTGTGCGTCCTCCTCGCACTATGCCTGGATGTCGGGGCCATGGTGAGCGCGGCGTGGGTGACGGCAGACGACCAGTACTACCTGTCACTGTGGGTGTCCTGCTGGAAGCACCTCAGCTCCGCGGAGTGGTCCTGCAACAGCACGCTGTCCACGGGTGAGAGACGCGCCCACGACGCCTGTAGCCTCCAcactgatgatgtgatgatgtgatgcTGTGTGGGACACTGTGGGACACACCATGTTGTTGTGCACAAGTTTTTAAACAGTGTGTAGCATCGACTAAAACCCCAATGAGCATGACTGTGAtagttgaagaaaccagttaattgtttttaaactcattaaaggacagaaaacaagaaacactCGACTAAAGAGCAACTGATAATATTGATACACGTGAAACCTTTTATATATTGGTATTGAAGACTGAAACTAACGATAATTAGATAATAAGAAAATAGATTactctgtcgattattttctccgttaatcaagtaatcatttggttcagaaaatgctgaaaaacgaaaaatcagtgtttctcaaacctgacatattcagttttaataatttctttgttctaGGGAGCAAAGCaaccagtaaatattcacatttaaaaagctgataaaaaatctgaaaactagTTTTTATTCTATAGAAATGttatcaaaatggttgacaatgaatttagtaatcaattaataatcaattaatcgagtaatttcAGTTTCAGCCCTATATACATTGCTAAAACAATTCAGGGATCACTTGTCTGTAGTTTTAAATCATGATTTTGGTTTTCCACTGATGGATATTGCATTATTCATcaatgtgtcttttatttattcaggagTAGcctatattttgttatttacctAAGAAGTTAAATTCATGTTGTTGAATGCAGAATTCTGAATTAGGAGCACAGACTTTCACATACGTCAGATGTGTGCGGAGCTCGGGGACAACAAAGGTTCCCTGCAGACTGTGTGCTGCTAAACCAATCTGTTCTGTGGGTGAGAATTATAAAACACGGCCCTGGAGATTGGTACATGTTAATTACTTTATGATTAACTATTGCCTGGTTAATT encodes the following:
- the rnf220b gene encoding E3 ubiquitin-protein ligase RNF220 isoform X1; translated protein: MDLHRPFKMDSPSYLPTPLASPALMVLASTAEASRDASVPCQAPRPFGVPASLEKDLHLSFPSASYTFTSMYQRQGPMSGTFPSRDFPASLLHLHPQFTPPNLDCSTLGMLNHSGVGAFRPFSSPQEERESAGYQSAFTPAKRLKSCFPEVEGKEFDFGSLGGALKAGEDSGRKLFSMSGLLSDGEASSSPEERKEHSRVKGLYDAQAPMCPVCHTILRPGELQDHMEQELTKVAQLQISDTPVQHDLLIKTPKSVALSLHIKREGSSPTSPPRPAENTHSDRYQTFLRVRANRHTRLNVDDLCWCRCYVKSAPLRPHSAGAHLDCTQAVRIGKLKRRRPEDGQEGSVDLVPLENEWNERRRIQMSAIVGGFKGKDTSLCVCVWDLVVWRVNNVTEWHLKNH